The Chitinophaga caeni genome segment CTTTGGTGGGGGCAAACATGACTAGTAAAATGGCAATCACGATGACGATGCCTATTAGCCAAGCAAGGAATTTAAGGAATTTCATACAGAATGGAATTGTTGATATAAGGGAATGTACGTTAAAATTTGATATAATAGAAATAGGAATGAATAACAGGCCTTAAAACAGGGGAGAACGCGGCCGCGAGGTAAAAAAATACCCCCAAGGCAGTAATAGTTATACTACCTTGAGGTAGGGATGATCATTATTTAATTTTATACTTTAATCTTTACATGGATCAGGGCTATTCCTTGTCCTTGTTTTTTTCTTTGTCGTCATTGTATTTCTTTTCTGCATCCTTGGCTTTTTCAAAATCAAGTATTACGGAATTGATACAATAACGCAGGCCTGTTGGAGGTGGCCCATCATCAAAAACGTGCCCTAAGTGAGCTTTACATCTTCCGCACATTACCTCGGTACGTTGCATACCGTGTGTATTATCAGGAGCGTATATTACACTGCTTTTAGAAATTGGCTCGTAAAAGCTTGGCCATCCGCAGCCACTTTCAAATTTAGTGTCAGAAACAAAAAGAGGGTTACCACATGCAGCACAATAGTACGTGCCAACCTCCTTGTTATTCCAATACTTTCCTGTAAATGCCCATTCGGTACCTTTTCCCCGGGCAATCTCATAAACATCTTTTGGTAAAATCTTCTTCCACTCAGCTTCAGATAGGTTAACCTTCGATGAATCCGACCTCGAATACACCGGGTTTTTTTTGTCTTCTTCCATGTGTGTCTTTTTTTTCCCCTTTTGGGAGTATGAGCAATTGGCAAACATTAATCCGCATATAAGCAACAAAAATAAATGAATCTTCCTTGGCATATTTTCAACAATTTTTTACATTAACAACAGCTTAACAACCCGTATTGTCGATATATTAAAGTTACGAACTCAAGGCCTTCTTGGATTCTTTTATATATCACCCGGCCAAGTTTTTAACATTTTAATGTCAATTTCTTGCATATAACATGTGCAAAAATGTACACCCGCCGTATTTCACCACCCGGCGGGAATTTGCTAACTTTACGCCAAAAGAGAGGCAATTGGCGGATATCATTAAATTACTACCGGATAATATAGCGAACCAAATAGCTGCAGGCGAAGTGATTCAAAGACCGGCTTCGGCTGTTAAGGAATTATTAGAAAATGCCGTGGATGCAGGGGCTACAGATATTCAGCTCCTGGTTAAAGATGCGGGGAAAGAGTTGATACAGGTGATCGATAACGGTTCCGGTATGAGCGAACTGGATGCCCGTATGTGCTTTGAAAGGCACGCTACCTCTAAGATTCAAACGATTGATGACCTATTTCATATCCGGACAATGGGTTTCCGTGGCGAGGCCCTGGCTTCTATTGCCGCGGTAGCCCAGGTTGAACTGAAAACCCGCAGGGAGCAAGAGGAACTGGGGATTTATATCGAGATTGAAAATAGCGCCGTAATTAAACAGGAGCCTTGCCAGTTTCACGTCGGAACGAGCATCGCCATGAAAAACCTCTTCTTTAATGTTCCCGCCCGTAGGAATTTCCTGAAGAGCAATGCTGCCGAAATGAGGCATGTTGTGGATGAATTTATCCGCGTGGCCATGGCTTATCCACAATTGCAATTCTCCCTTGTCAGCAATGGACAGGAGTTATTTCATCTTGACAAAGGCTCACTAAAACAACGTATTGTCGGTATTTTAGGCCAGTCTTATAACGCGAAACTAGTATCCGTAAAGGAAAGTACCGATTATATGAACGTGTATGGTTTCGTTGGAAAACCTGATACGGCGAAGAAAACCCGCGGCGATCAGTTCTTTTTCGTGAATAACCGGTTTATCAAGAGCCCTTATTTACATCATGCCGTAATGAATGCTTTCGAGGAAATGATCCCGGCGGATAGTTATCCCCTTTATGCCCTTTTTATAGAGGTGGATCCCGCGCACGTCGATATCAACGTGCATCCAACGAAGCAGGAAATCAAATTCGATGATGAAAAGGTGATGTATGCTTTCGTGCAGGCTGCTATCAAGCACTCCCTGGCGCAGTTCAGCATTACCCCGACGCTCGATTTTGAATTGGATCCCGGTATCCAGCAGTTGGAAGCGCTTACGCAGCCATTTACCAAGGAAAAACAGGAGCAACAAAGCAACTCCTCGCTTTATAAAACATTCTCACAGGCCAACCAGGCGCACCTGATCGAAAAAAGCAATAACAGCAACCTGAAAAATTGGCAAGATTTGTACAAGATCGCGGGTAACGAACCGGGCGAAAGCTTTCCGCTTGAAGTGGCGATCCCGGATTATTTTGATCTGAATACCGGCCAACCGCAGGTACAGCACCCCGTTACCGCTTCCGTGATCGATGAGGGATGGATGGAAGAAGAAGTGGAACAGAAAGCCCCCGCGCAGCCGGTGCAAGTGCACCAGAAATATATCCTCTCGCAGATAAAATCCGGTTTTATCCTGATCGATCAACAAGCTGCCCACGAACGGATTTTGTACGAACGCTATCAACGTGCCCTGGCTGAAAAACCAATGGCAACCCAGCAAAGTCTTTTCCCGCAAACGATTAGTTTTCCCCCGGCTGATGCCGCTTTGCTGATCGATATGCTCACCGATTTACAAACGTTAGGTTATGACCTGGAACCTTTTGGCAACAACACTTTCGTAGTCCGCGGCACCCCGGCGGATCTACCCACGGGTAACCAACAAGCCAGTATCGAATCCTTATTGGAACAGTTTAAGTTTTTCAGTTCTGAATTGAAACTTGACAGGCGCGAACAACTGGTACGTTCCATGGCAAGGAACCACGCGGTACCGGCCGGGAAGTTGATGGGACCCAAGGAAATGCAGAATATCATCGATGAGCTCTTTGCCTGTGCCATGTCCAACGTTGCGCCTAGCGGTCGCTCTACATATATCTCGTTCAAATTACAGGATCTGGACAAGATGTTTGACCGGGCCTAGATTTCCGGGAACAACCCCGCTAATCGCTCGTATGCAGCCTTGAATAAATCGTAGTGTTTTTGATAGATACCGTTTTTTTGCGCTTTAAATACGGCGCTAGGTTTCCCTATGTCAAAAGTCCAAGCATCGGTGGCTCCCAGCGCTTCCCAGCCCAGCAATGAAGCGCCGAGGGCTGACGCATCGGCATGACTGTATAGTTCGCAGGGGAGCTCTAATACGTCACATAATAATTGCACCCAGTCCTTGGATGCTGTAAATCCACCGCTAACATGGATGGATGTTATGTTTCCTAATGTTTCCTGTAATTCACTGATCACTGATCTCAAGCTGTAGCAAATGCCTTCAATCATGGCCCTGTTAAAATGGGCCAAGGTATGATGGTGCTGCATCCCAAGGAAAACGCCCTTGGCCTGGCTATCCCAAATCGGCGCCCGCTCACCGCTTAAATATGGAAGGCAAAGTAAGCCTTCGGCCCCCGCCGGTATCGC includes the following:
- the msrB gene encoding peptide-methionine (R)-S-oxide reductase MsrB — protein: MEEDKKNPVYSRSDSSKVNLSEAEWKKILPKDVYEIARGKGTEWAFTGKYWNNKEVGTYYCAACGNPLFVSDTKFESGCGWPSFYEPISKSSVIYAPDNTHGMQRTEVMCGRCKAHLGHVFDDGPPPTGLRYCINSVILDFEKAKDAEKKYNDDKEKNKDKE
- the mutL gene encoding DNA mismatch repair endonuclease MutL yields the protein MCKNVHPPYFTTRREFANFTPKERQLADIIKLLPDNIANQIAAGEVIQRPASAVKELLENAVDAGATDIQLLVKDAGKELIQVIDNGSGMSELDARMCFERHATSKIQTIDDLFHIRTMGFRGEALASIAAVAQVELKTRREQEELGIYIEIENSAVIKQEPCQFHVGTSIAMKNLFFNVPARRNFLKSNAAEMRHVVDEFIRVAMAYPQLQFSLVSNGQELFHLDKGSLKQRIVGILGQSYNAKLVSVKESTDYMNVYGFVGKPDTAKKTRGDQFFFVNNRFIKSPYLHHAVMNAFEEMIPADSYPLYALFIEVDPAHVDINVHPTKQEIKFDDEKVMYAFVQAAIKHSLAQFSITPTLDFELDPGIQQLEALTQPFTKEKQEQQSNSSLYKTFSQANQAHLIEKSNNSNLKNWQDLYKIAGNEPGESFPLEVAIPDYFDLNTGQPQVQHPVTASVIDEGWMEEEVEQKAPAQPVQVHQKYILSQIKSGFILIDQQAAHERILYERYQRALAEKPMATQQSLFPQTISFPPADAALLIDMLTDLQTLGYDLEPFGNNTFVVRGTPADLPTGNQQASIESLLEQFKFFSSELKLDRREQLVRSMARNHAVPAGKLMGPKEMQNIIDELFACAMSNVAPSGRSTYISFKLQDLDKMFDRA